In Canis lupus baileyi chromosome 15, mCanLup2.hap1, whole genome shotgun sequence, one genomic interval encodes:
- the LOC140605472 gene encoding uncharacterized protein: MFSCCLLTSGGSGSQEPQGCGLFQCCRHWLQNKYQRIRAFIRRRLPSCTRVVGCEQEEGVVCPTASRSREVPCAANGGQRELRGAVASAWMGHRIVPAKLSRTDLLELEVRQLLPALQRREIISIFTFLHDYRGFATTDEVLDLLFTEYGCIVAACGDNDADLQRWKLAICYMLKIWLDYYREDFCQLPEFPSLRKLLEFLRQHMPGSDVEVRALRHLRQFRRLHAAEPEAGALAGAKHPESALEAAPAPTAGPAAPSGPGGIEAVLAAWAEGSARAAAPAGEAEPLQVVVTAEVHRSALGEPPAPLGALGEEQAPAPALEVVDVPEPPPNSMEQPASGPEPPVEPPQEPAPALAVWPAASGPELIELDLGAGEEDLVKAEVLAPEAKVVHVLVEPMIPRPDEEEPPAPAATPEE, from the exons ATGTTCTCTTGCTGCCTTCTcacctctgggggctctggctcccaggaaccccaggggtgcGGCTTGTTCCAATGCTGTAGGCATTGGCTCCAGAATAAATACCAACGCATCCGGGCCTTTATCAGGAGGCGCCTTCCG agctGCACCCGGGTCGTGGGGTGCGAGCAGGAGGAAGGGGTCGTCTGCCCCACCgcctccaggagcagggaggTGCCCTGCGCAGCTAACGGAGGCCAGCGCGAGCTCAgg ggtgCAGTGGCCTCTGCCTGGATGGGGCATCGGATCGTCCCGGCCAAGCTCAGCCGGACGGACCTGCTGGAGCTCGAAGTCCGACAACTGCTGCCCGCCTTGCAGCGCAGGGAGATCATCTCCATTTTCACCTTTTTGCATGATTACCGTGGATTTGCCACCACAGACgaggtgctggacctgctgttcaccga ATATGGGTGCATCGTAGCTGCATGTGGTGATAACGACGCGGACCTGCAGCGctggaaact ggccatctgctACATGTTGAAAATATGGCTGGATTACTACCGGGAGGACTTTTGTCAGCTCCCAGAATTTCCCTCCCTGAGGAAGCTTCTGGAATTCCTAAGACAGCACATGCCAGGCTCAGACGTGGAAGTCCGGGCCCTGCGTCACCTGAGGCAGTTCAGACGCCTCCATGCAgcagagccagaggctgggg CTTTGGCCGGAGCAAAACACCCTGAATCCGCCCTGGAGGCCGCCCCAGCTCCGACCGCGGGGCCTGCTGCCCCGTCGGGGCCTGGGGGCATCGAGGCCGTCCTGGCTGCCTGGGCTGAGGGCTCGGCCCGCGCTGCGGCGCCCGCTGGGGAGGCGGAGCCCCTGCAGGTAGTGGTCACTGCTGAAGTTCACCGCTCCGCCCTGGGggagccccctgcacccctgggagccctgggggaggagcaggcgcCAGCCCCTGCTCTGGAGGTCGTGGATGTGCCCGAGCCGCCTCCTAACTCGATGGAGCAACCGGCCTCGGGGCCGGAGCCACCCGTTGAGCCACCCCAGGAGCCCGCCCCAGCTCTGGCTGTGTGGCCTGCTGCTTCAGGGCCTGAGCTAATCGAGCTGGACCTGGGTGCCGGAGAGGAGGACCTGGTCAAGGCCGAGGTGCTGGCTCCTGAGGCGAAGGTGGTGCACGTGCTGGTCGAACCTATGATTCCCCGCCCCGATGAGGAGGAGCCCCCTGCACCCGCGGCCACCCCGGAGGAGTAG